A region of the Pempheris klunzingeri isolate RE-2024b chromosome 6, fPemKlu1.hap1, whole genome shotgun sequence genome:
AGGGAGCAGTCGTCACCCCCATGTActgtatgaaataaaatctCCTAGCTAGACATAGTCAACTTTAAAGAACTGAGTCAAAAGGTTAAAATTATTCAGCCTCCACTGAAACATCCCCGATCAGAGTAGTGCAGTTCAAATTAAAGGCAGTTCAAACTCAGCTTATGAAAACAGTTATGGGAAGTATAGGTGTGTGGAGACTGACCCATTTAAGGACTAACATTCAGGATGTTTTATCCCaacaaagcaaaaatactaataaaatgataataaaagaaagcGAATGGGtgaacacagacattcatgatcccaagaggatgaatcctgtCGGTTTTATTGATTCTCtgaatttgtggttttgagtgaaatgttaaaGCAACTGTTTATAGTTTCATGCCCCCTCAGAATGAACTAAAATCACCATGGTGATCCTTTAAGTTTTCATCTAgctccatcatcaggtcaaaatttcagtAAGTCCAAATCTGTTGATTTCTGATGTTTCCATCAGTTAAGTACAcggcaaatattagcatgctaacatgctaaattCAGATCGATATATTCAACATCACATCTGCTTGGCATCAGCATGTTACTgtagcatgctgacattagcatttagctaatgttggtgcacacacacaaagctgctaGCATAAGATGACCCATACAGTGTTCTTACTATGATCAAATGTCAGGGACCAAAATAGTAAAGAAAGTACATTGATTTATCTAGAAGACTATAGGCCTGCTGTATGTAAAATACATATGTGATTACTTTGAAAGGTTCTGTCTGATAAGTTTATGGAACATATTCCTCAaaatgatcaataaaaacacacacggtATGTTTAATATTGGCTTCTTGTCAGTCTCGTCTAAGATCTTGTATAATTAAGTGACAGCCATCTGTGGAGGTTCTGCCATAGCTGTGTTTGgacatgaatattaatgtgtAATATTCATGCTGAACAACCATGTGGTGGAGCCAACTTCAGGCAGGGAGGGTCTGACAAAAGACGCTAtggagttgcattatgggaaatgtaggaaccAGGGATTTTGGAGCTTGATTATCTTTATATACGGTCCATATTACATACTAGGGACTAAAAGTCTCTGCTGCTACAGTTTTGACCAATGTGTGTCTCTGTTAACAGATCCCGAAACAGTTATTCAgtatttaaaaacagcacacagagtGGCAGCAGTGTTGCCTTTAAAACTGCCTCACAGTGATAACTCACACAACACATCAATGTCCAAAGCTACTTCCTGCTCATCAGTATCACCATGAATAAAATGACgcaaacacaaaatgagaaTGAAACGAGACAgaaatttgcatttattctgtgcagacagaggagaaacaggaaTCACAGTACAGAGGAGAacacaaaaagagcaaaagtgaTTGTGGGATCACTGGAAAATGAATGctagaaaaaaaatactgtaataaaGGCACTGTCAGTTCCTCCTCTGGCCCGTCTCTTCCTGCTGGAAAACACCCTGTAACCAAGTCCAAGCTCTGGTAAACCCTGTGCTCAGaacatttgctttgtttttgattaGTACCTCCCCACTGCTCCACCTGTGCTCCATCACAGGCTAAAACAGCAGCCACGAGTTATATGAAAGATGCACCTCAACTATCTCTGTGATAAAATACTGGTATGATGTGTTAAACAGGTCTAAAAAATTGAGAAAATCTCAGCGGGATAAAAAACTACTAGTCACGCACCAAAGGATGCTATGGTCCaatctattttcttttgctACCACTTGGTCCAAAAAAAAGGTCACTGCATGTTAACACGGTATGTACAGATGCAGCTCAGGTTTGTACTGGTTTTAAGTTTTATCTTCTGTAACTTGTAAACAGGAATTTGTGACCCTACAATGTAGTGTACATAAAAAACTAATAATACAACATGGAGCTGATCAGCTGTCTGGACCAACACAGAGCTTTGTAAATCAAAGGCTGCTTGTGTTTGGGTGACGTGATGATTACACCCTCTATGTGGGGCTGGATTCTTTCTCGCTGCTCAGGCTGACAGTTTATCCATATTAAGTTCTCTCAACAGCTGcaccagcaaaaaaaaaaaaaaaaaatacacattcctTGTAGAGATTCTGCTGTACCATCTGAAAGGGATTTTCTGTAGTGTAACAGGGTCAGAATACGAGTCCTGGAAGAAAGCTTCACCAGCATCACCTGGTGAACTCTTGTCTTTTCCTCCCAGCGTACGTGACTTCTAATAGAGTCATAGTAAATGTCCCCGTGCAGCCCTTGTTCGCCCTCTTCTGGCCACGCGCTCAGTTCACTTTGGGGTAGATCTTCTCATAGAAGAAGCTCTGAGCCAGGACATAAAGTTCTCCGTCCTTTTCCCTGACGGCGTGGGCACGCACAAACTGAAACTGTTCCAGTGCAAACTCGTAAAACTCGTTTTCGATTTTCCAGATGTCGGACTGCTGCAGCTTGGCTATCGTCTCTTTGGTGGGGGGCTTCTTTTCGGTGGTCTTTCGCAGATGGGACTTCTTTCCTGGAGGAGCATGTAAAGGTTTAATGAGTCTGTCGGTCTAGACAGCGCAGGGTCACTGCGGACCGCGTGACGATTTcactacacaacacaacagcaacaatattCAATAAAAAAGCTGAACTGGACAGGCTGACAGCGAGCCCATGTGTGCACCTGTTCTGTAGAGATCTGTGGCCCCCTTGAAGAAGCGCGGCAGTGCTGCCTCCAGGATCATTATGAAGTCCTCCAGCTCCTCGGTTACTCCAACCAGCAGGTACTCATTCACCAGGTTGTACTTGGCCTGTTCCAGAGCCCACCTGCTGCCCGCATTCCTGCACACAACACGGCAGATAAATCATCGACCAAAGTGAGATCAGTCacttggtgtttctgctgtCTGCCCTAATGTAGTTTCACTGATGgaatttctctgtgttctgtggggCTGAACTGTTCAAGGAAAATATCCAATTATGATTTTCCAGGTCAAGACCAGGATTGGAAGTTTCCAGATTTCCTGCtgtaattattttcagtttctaTATTTGTGGTCTACATTAAACATGATTGTACCAAACATTATCCCAGACTTGTCTTGTTTCTACATTCATAGAATCTGATGATGCTGTTGCTTTTAGTGGACAGCGTTTCTAGGATCTTTTTTAAAACCAGTCagttaaagcagctataattgTTATTTCTATTATAACAACGTGGCAGTGTTAAAGGGCTCGTTCGtggtgatgaacctacagagaacCATcgcctgaatctgcagctcccctctgCTTTACTGCCGTTTCAGCAGCGAGGAGAAGCTCTAAAATCCCACTGAACACAACCAAACAGCCGACAGACACCGTTAGAGGCTGGTGGGTGGAcaaagtggaacatttagcagctaatgAGCCAcgtatttccctcaggagttggcaGAGACCAAAAACtaagctaaaagagagtgaatattggccAGGACgacgactccaaatgaatgccaACGTGGCTCTGTAACTGCTGGGCGTGTAGATAAATAACTGCCTGCGACAAGTTCAGTAAAACAAAAGGTGACGTTGTGGCTATGTTGTGTTCAAGACTTGCTTccgctgcccccaagtggccacAACAATATCAGTTATTGTTGGTTTGAAGAAAAGCCAGGGCTGTACTTAACATTACTCACTGTAATTCAAATCTAATCATAATCAATAACAATTATTTATTCGCAACAGCCACACTTATACGAGCAACCTGCATGTGGTTCTGCACAGTTGGTTGCTTGTGCTAACATCACAGCTCTGAATATCTCCACCTATAGAACACATCCAAGTGTGTTGGTGGTCGAGTTGAATTTTGGATTAATGTAGGCACTGgattttgacaaggaagaagaatgtgtggaataaagGGAGAGGTCTCTTTTGTTGTCACTGAGTCTAACAGTCTCATACGATGCACTCTAGAAGAAGGTGAGAAACCTGAAGCGATGGTAAAAAGTTTAGCTAAGACATCCCAGCAGTCTGTCATTTACACTGGACTACCTGCTACCTGTGTTGTTTCTGCCGTTccttcattttcaaacattaaaacacgATACAGAGTGATGTTTGTCCTTCCATAAAACCATCTTTGGCCAAAAGTAAACGTAATGACATGGAATCAACAGTCACCTGCTTACACGTTCACAGGCTGCTGCTCTAGTGATCGGAAACATTTAGCAGGATGGTGCAGCCCACTCACCAGCACTCTGAGTGGTGGCCGCAGAAGAAGGGGATCTGCAGCCAGAGTTTCTCCGGAGCACAATCAGACCCCCCCGATGACACGCACTCATCAAAGGTCTGAAAGACAACGCAGTCACTTGCTGTCATACACGTGCGTGGACAAGCAACAGTCCTTGAACCGAAACACTTATTAGAGATGACACGAGCTAGAAATAAAGACCTTTTTGTCCCCTTGTTTCCTCCGTCGTAGTCCAGGTCTGTAGTCGTCTCCAAAACGTAAGAAGTAGTAGTACGACACCAGGCGCTCTATGGGGTCCCGCACCACATTAATGTACGTCGGCTTTCCCGTCGCTCCATATCTAGACAAAAAGAAAGGGGTGGGcatgtttttaatggttttattaGCATCAAACAGACTTTTGCGGACAGGTTTCAAATCCCACAGACATCAGATCATGGAGCTGCCACATTTCTACACCTAACTAACAGTGTTTACTGCACTAAAGAATTAGCTTTTCCATCTGCTGCACCGGGGAGAAGTTAACAGGGGCTCTCTCTTACTGAGGAACACTTGCACCATTAGGATAATTACCTGAGATCAGGGGATGGATAGTGCCAGGGGAGATAAGGACAACAATGCTATTAATCAACACTAAAGCACACGTTAGCAATCAATACATGACCTCCTGTTATCTGCTCTGCTAACTGTTTGTAACTAATCTGGATATTAATGGTATTACAGGAAATGAAGGGCTTTACTTTGAGAAGTCCAGATAAGCTACATGGCCGTGGTAGAAGCCGGGCTTCATCTCTCTCCATGAGGTGACATTCCTGACAAAGCGCACCTGTAGCCAAAGATAATGGAAACTAATTACAGAGCAGCAGGGAAACTcaagcaaatggaaaaaaacagagcaacaacaaaacaacactggGAGTAAGAGTGGCTGGCTTTGCTGAGGACTGGTGCATTTCTATTTCTTCTCTGCTCTTAAGATGTTCCAACCTGACACGTCGTGCGGTCGTTTTAAGGTAGTGAGTGTTTGCAGTCCGCATTGTTGGATAGTTTTAGTGAGAATTCTTGGCACGGAAACAACAGTGGACCGTTATTAAGAGGCTGCTCGTTGTGTTTAGCAGCTCAAAAGACAGCCAGGCTGAGTTTAGCTCAGACGTGTTAGCCGATCAAACTAGGCTCTAGTGCTGATACCTAGTAAGAGATGATGTCTGAGGTAGAAATTCCTTTTAAGCTCGGAGTGGTGCCTCCGTCAACCTGCATACAACAACGTCCATCAGAGAGGCAGGGTGGACTGGCCAAAAAAACTGAGCGTACGGTAACAAGCGAGGGCGCCTGGGATGAGTGTATCCAGTTTCTTTTCAACTCAGAGCATCTTTCATCTGGCTTACGGTGGCAGCACAGTAAGAGGTCAATGTTCAGAGGGCTTTAGTCAGAAAATCTTGCTAGTACAGAAAACTAAAATCACGCTACCTCAATTCACAGGACGTTTTAATGCTGAAGTTGTGAGATGGCAGACAGGATATTACCTTGGCGCTAGCACCAGCAGCCAAAAATAATACTAGTACAACTCTGAGGCATTTCCACGATGTGTCCTGAGCCCTTAAAACATGCACAGTGTCTATAGGAGAGAAAGACACTAACTGCTGACTAACCCCAACTCGTTATGGGTCCCTTAACTAGTACCACCAAGTGTGTGGTTTCTTACATCCAGTTCATCAGAAGGAAAACAAGGGCTTATAAACACACCCAGCCCACAAATCTCCAACCAAAATATCATCACTTTTCATCAGGGGGCCTCCTTCGTTTGCCTGGAGCCAAGAActataaaagaaaactgtaaagtgtatatatatatatatatatatatatatatgtatagtttAACTATACGTAttaactgtttgttttatgaGGACAACCTTTTGATATTGTGCAACCACAAAGTGGCAAAAACATTCCTGCAATCTGTAAAGTGGGCGTGATCCCTGCATGAAACGTACACAAAACCCATCTGACAGGCATGTTGGCAGAAAAAGAACCCGGCTGATGCTGTCATACAATTCAAAACGACAACGACCACGAAGCTCAGCCAGCGCAGGGAAGAGTGAATGCTGCTGATGTGACAACATGAAAGCAACTAACATTCTATTATACGCAGATATTGTCTGTAATTCCTCCAGTAAGATGGTTTTCCAACGGCCTTGAgcagaatattttacatttttcagtgcaCAGAAAAGAGCTTTCTAATGTCCTTTAAGTGGAGCTGCCAGAGTGACTGGAGGGATTTAATAATGCTTAATGGGCTCTCAACGACTCATGTCAATATCCTGTAAATACCCAGACACAATATAAGAGAACCATGCGGTCTGATGAACATGCCTCTCTGGGCCATGGAAGTTGCCATGGTTTCCCCAATCGCAGCTTGATCATTGTTGGGAACCGTTCTGAAGGCAGCAGAATGACAGCGACCCCTCCTCCTGCATGGGCACTGAAAGGAGAGGAATCAGCGGAACAAGAAGGCCTCCTTAGAACCGGCGTGTGCACTGGGAGCCCAACAGATCTGCCTCGGCTCTCCTAAACCTTTCCCAAAACGTGTGGGATTCAGCCTCCGCTCGTTTTGAGAGTGACCTCCAGACAACATTATTGGCATATTCAGCCTGTAAGGCCGGTCGGCCCTGGTTATGTGTCTACCATCGTGTTGTCCATCTGCAGCAGGACTGgatttcaaatgaaacatgAGATGAAAACTCTGAGGCTCAGATACATAATGGATGATCAGTGTTGGTCTTGTAGCCATTTTTACACGCACAGCAGTCCACTTGTTTTGGGGAAAGGAAA
Encoded here:
- the LOC139202767 gene encoding heparan sulfate 2-O-sulfotransferase 1 isoform X1; the encoded protein is MGLLRIMMPPKFQLLAVLAFGVAMLFIENQIQKLDESRARLERTIARHEVAEVEQRHSEDVGRESSPLAGEDDTVIIYNRVPKTASTSFTNIAYDLCGKNRFHVLHINTTKNNPVMSLQDQVRFVRNVTSWREMKPGFYHGHVAYLDFSKYGATGKPTYINVVRDPIERLVSYYYFLRFGDDYRPGLRRRKQGDKKTFDECVSSGGSDCAPEKLWLQIPFFCGHHSECWNAGSRWALEQAKYNLVNEYLLVGVTEELEDFIMILEAALPRFFKGATDLYRTGKKSHLRKTTEKKPPTKETIAKLQQSDIWKIENEFYEFALEQFQFVRAHAVREKDGELYVLAQSFFYEKIYPKVN